In Oncorhynchus clarkii lewisi isolate Uvic-CL-2024 chromosome 2, UVic_Ocla_1.0, whole genome shotgun sequence, one DNA window encodes the following:
- the LOC139383048 gene encoding YY1-associated factor 2-like, whose translation MGDKKSPTRPKRQPKPSSDDGYWDCSVCTFRNTAEAFKCMMCDVRKGTSTRKPRPVSQLVAQQVTPQFASPTQHKKEKKEKSEKDKSEKEPTLRKNSHKKMRPRLKNVDRSSAQHLEVTVGDLTVIITDFKEKTKPACTPSSAASADQHSQSGNTSSDNTERGVSRSSSPRGEGSLVNGETH comes from the exons ATGGGAGACAAGAAGAGCCccacaag GCCGAAGCGGCAACCCAAGCCCTCTTCGGACGATGGATACTGGGACTGTAGCGTCTGCACGTTCAGGAACACCGCAGAAGCTTTCAAATGCATGATGTGCGATGTCAGAAAGGGAACGTCAACACG GAAGCCTCGCCCTGTCTCCCAACTTGTCGCCCAGCAAGTCACTCCACAGTTTGCTTCACCCACACAGCACAAAAAAGAGAAGAAGGAGAAATCGGAGAAAGATAAGAGTGAAAAGGAACCAACACTGAGAAAGAACAGCCACAAGAAGATGAG GCCCAGGTTAAAAAACGTGGATCGGAGCAGTGCCCAGCACCTGGAGGTTACGGTGGGCGACCTGACCGTCATAATCACAGACTTTAAGGAGAAAACCAAGCCCGCCTGCACTCCATCCAGTGCTGCCTCGGCAGACCAGCACAGCCAGAGCGGCAACACTAGTTCTGACAACACTGAAAGGGgggtgtcacggtcgtcctcacCTCGGGGGGAGGGCTCGTTGGTTAACGGAGAGACTCACTAA